Genomic segment of Candidatus Zixiibacteriota bacterium:
ATGATTACACCTACGCGCATTCCACCAACGTCTGCGTCTATGCGTTGACGCTCGGCGTGCGGTTGGGACTCGACCGGCCCAGACTCTCACAACTGGGTTTCACGGCGCTGTTTCACGATATCGGCAAGGTCAAACTGCCAACCGATCTGATCCGCAAGCCGGATGCCTATGATGAGAACGACTGGATCCAGATGCAGCGTCATCCGCTCCTGGGCGCCAAGACTATCTTCCGCAACATGAAGCTCGACATCCACACCGCCAGGGCAGCCCGGGGAGCGTTCGAGCACCATATCAATAGTGATTTCACCGGGTACCCGACGTTGCACTACCACAAGCGAACGCCGAATCTGTTCTCGCGCATCATTTCAGTCGTCGACACCTTTGACGCTCTCACCTCCGGGCGCGTCTATCTGAAGAAGGCGATTGGCCCCGACGAGGTGCTTAAGAAGATGCGGTATCAGATGGCGATCAAGTTCGACAAGTTCCTGCTTGAGATTTTCAACGATATCATCGGCATCTATCCGGCCGGCTCGCTGGTACTCCTGACCAGCGAGGAGATTGCTCTCATTCTCACCAACAATGACAAAGACAAGGCGCGGCCATACGTCAAGATCGTCGGCACCAAGACAGGGCTCCTGGAAGACCCTCTCTGGGTGGACCTCTCTCTTCCGGAGCACGCTCACAGGAAAATAGTCCGTCTCATCGACCCCACCCGCTACGGGCTCGATATCAAATCGTTTGTCCTGAAGGATTGATCCGCAAAACGAAAAGCGGCCCCTGCCGCCATCGCGACAGAGGCCGCTCACATCTCCCGGATATCGGGTCAGCCCGTTATTCGGAGTACCAGGCCGACTGGTCCATCGCCACCTTGCTGTCGTCCTTGATCTTCAGGAATGTCTTGAGACGCTGGTCGTAGTTCAGCTTCAGACTGTTCGGCACGAGCACACCAACGTCGGCAGCCACCATGGCGCCGTTGACGATCATCTTGCCGCCGTTCTTGCTGGTTGACCGCGTGAGAGCAAAGATCGAGTTGTTCGTATACATCTGGCCGTCGATCTTGAAATCAGAGCCGGCAGGCCGGGCCGCCTCATCAGCTATCCAGAGATTCTTCAGGTTCTGGGCTGAAATCCAGTTGTTAGTCGATGACAAAGCCACAGTCTTGGCGTTGGTCAGTTGTGCGTCGCCAGGATCGAGCTTGGTCAAGAGCGTCAGGTCATAGGAGCTGGCATGTTCTTTCCCCTGCCAACTGTTGGAAGCCGGATCCCAGTAGGTCCCGGTTCCCCCCTTTGGCTTGTTATAGATATACACTGGATCGCCGCTGTTCATGGTATAGTATCGGGGTACGTACGACGGATCGTAGGTCGCGTTCGGTACCAGAGCACCGTTCTTGTCCGGCAGAAATTGCTGGGTTTTGGTCCATTCGCCGCGGTTGAACAGAGTCATCTCAGACATGGTGAACGAGAACTTTTCTCCGCCGGAGAGATTCCCCGGATCGATGCTGGTTGAACTGTTGATATTTCCTCCGGAGGGAGTCAGGTAATCCCCTACCAGGACGTTCTTGCCGGCCGCGAGAGACAGGGCGTTCTGAGTACCGTCATCAGCCATTCCGAATGTTCTGGTTCCGTTCTTGGTGCCATCAGCATAGGTGACGTCACCAGTCATGTACACGTTTCCTCGGGCGAAGATCTGACCGGTCCCTTTCACGACGCCTTGAATGATAACATCGCCGTTTACGGCAATATCACCGCTTATCTCTATCGGGTTGGCGGTTGTGCCTACCAATATGAGATTGCCGTCGTAGCTCTGATTGATGCCGGTCTGGTTCCCTGCACCCGGCAGCGCACCGGCGCCATAGGTCGACCCCTGCGGCACGCTGTAGATAACACCCCCCGAAATGCTGCCGGATGAATTGAGCGCCACGTCGGCATATTCGGCGTCATCGACCACCTTGTTGCCGTTGTCATCTGGAAACGGCGGTGGGAACTGATCCGGCAGTTTGCCGTCGGTCATATCCGCGTCGGTCGATGGATAGTTCATGTACAGGTTGCCGTATTGCGGGAGCGGCGTGCCGGTCGTGTTGGTCAGGCTGACCGTGTTCATCGGCTCCTGAATGGTGCCGTCGGTCGAACTGATGGCATAGCCGTTCAGCCCCTGGCCGGTAGGGGAGAGATTGGTGATTGGATTCCCCGCCTTGTCCGTGACAATCCCGCGAGTATAGACAGTGCCCGCCACGTACGATTGCGCTGATGTGGTCCGCAACAACATCGATTCCAGAGAAGCCACTTTGACTCGGTCGAAGGTCCCCTGCTTGGCCGGGTCACCGTTATAGGTGCGGTCGACATTATCGATGGTAGCGTGGCACATGATGCAGTTCACGTTTTTCGCAAGGATGGCAAAATCGAAGCCGCGAAACGCCTCACCCTCCACGCGGTAAACGGCCGTGATGGTCTGGGATGCATCCTGGTCCCCCTTGCCGACCGAACTGACGGTCAGCACCGTGCTGCCGGCTTGGTCCTGACGCTGCACCAGGACAGACTCTATGACCTGTCCACCCGCCAGATTCTGGTTCTTGCCCAATGTCAATGTGCCGTTGTTGACCAGGCCGATCTTGTCCAGGAATCCAGTGTAGGCGGCCCGGTTGCCGACTTCTCCCGGGACCTTCAACGGATTGGTCGATGAGGAGTTGACGTAATCGGCCCACAATGTCGATCGGGCGAGCGCCTGCCCGGCTTCAGCCGAATAGAAGGCCTGAGCGGCGTTCTTGACGTTGCCGGATAGCGTCACATCATCAACTGAGGTCGAGATCATCTGCGTGCCGATGAGGGTCATCATCAGCAGAATAAGCAGCACGACCAGAATGGTACTCCCGGACTCTTTTGAAAGCATATGCCAACTCATGGCAGACCTCCACTGGACTAA
This window contains:
- a CDS encoding HD domain-containing phosphohydrolase — its product is MNMHAAEALGRALAGKTEEKLLLSFFVFYKTARIIDENNAVYANQSRTFFENLMAEREQSGDVTIKSVDGHYFVSERMVRFAAAAQSGADSVIAEWKSLGIGGVTFRATATIEEIRAFVKFMAGVKPNSTNIKGLSAELASRRWHGTSLLSLKEIDADRPAATEELRRQFRTAARSTFFQSMNVVEEAIVNTLHEKDVNIAKTKRVVHSLIDHIMRDESSMIELASIKSYDDYTYAHSTNVCVYALTLGVRLGLDRPRLSQLGFTALFHDIGKVKLPTDLIRKPDAYDENDWIQMQRHPLLGAKTIFRNMKLDIHTARAARGAFEHHINSDFTGYPTLHYHKRTPNLFSRIISVVDTFDALTSGRVYLKKAIGPDEVLKKMRYQMAIKFDKFLLEIFNDIIGIYPAGSLVLLTSEEIALILTNNDKDKARPYVKIVGTKTGLLEDPLWVDLSLPEHAHRKIVRLIDPTRYGLDIKSFVLKD
- a CDS encoding PilX N-terminal domain-containing pilus assembly protein, whose product is MSWHMLSKESGSTILVVLLILLMMTLIGTQMISTSVDDVTLSGNVKNAAQAFYSAEAGQALARSTLWADYVNSSSTNPLKVPGEVGNRAAYTGFLDKIGLVNNGTLTLGKNQNLAGGQVIESVLVQRQDQAGSTVLTVSSVGKGDQDASQTITAVYRVEGEAFRGFDFAILAKNVNCIMCHATIDNVDRTYNGDPAKQGTFDRVKVASLESMLLRTTSAQSYVAGTVYTRGIVTDKAGNPITNLSPTGQGLNGYAISSTDGTIQEPMNTVSLTNTTGTPLPQYGNLYMNYPSTDADMTDGKLPDQFPPPFPDDNGNKVVDDAEYADVALNSSGSISGGVIYSVPQGSTYGAGALPGAGNQTGINQSYDGNLILVGTTANPIEISGDIAVNGDVIIQGVVKGTGQIFARGNVYMTGDVTYADGTKNGTRTFGMADDGTQNALSLAAGKNVLVGDYLTPSGGNINSSTSIDPGNLSGGEKFSFTMSEMTLFNRGEWTKTQQFLPDKNGALVPNATYDPSYVPRYYTMNSGDPVYIYNKPKGGTGTYWDPASNSWQGKEHASSYDLTLLTKLDPGDAQLTNAKTVALSSTNNWISAQNLKNLWIADEAARPAGSDFKIDGQMYTNNSIFALTRSTSKNGGKMIVNGAMVAADVGVLVPNSLKLNYDQRLKTFLKIKDDSKVAMDQSAWYSE